From the genome of Aspergillus fumigatus Af293 chromosome 1, whole genome shotgun sequence, one region includes:
- the acpA gene encoding acyl carrier protein, producing MFRSAVVRSLRASVPRAVRTPAAFQIRSSPVARPAQFAPRFAYQGVRLYSAPAGLNKEEVEGRIVNLLKNFDKVRSFNFFSLALSGPSDGTAKILPTMVFEYQITDAIDGVQVSDASKINGSSHFSNDLGLDSLDTVEVVMAIEEEFSIEIPDKEADAIHSGKYTRTVPSESLIQVHLLILSTVDKAVEYILAQPDGKFISCEYKNPGY from the exons CGTGCTGTCAGGACTCCTGCTGCCTTCCAGATCCGTAGCTCTCCTGTTGCTCGTCCTGCTCAATTCGCCCCTCGCTTTGCTTACCAGGGTGTCCGCCTCTACTCTGCCCCCGCCGGTCTGAacaaggaggaggttgagggCCGGATAGTCAACCTCTTGAAGAACTTTGACAAGGTTCGTTCGTTCAACTTCTTTTCCCTTGCTCTCAGTGGTCCATCGGACGGAACAGCCAAAATTTTACCAACAATGGTGTTTGAGTACCAAATTACTGACGCGATTGATGGTGTACAGGTCTCCGATGCCAGCAAG ATCAACGGCTCTTCCCACTTCTCGAACGACCTTGGTCTGGATTCCCTGGATACTGTTGAGGTTGTGATGGCTATTGAGGAG GAGTTCAGCATTGAGATCCCCGACAAGGAGGCCGACGCTATCCACAGTGGTAAGTACACTCGAACAGTGCCTAGCGAATCGCTCATCCAAGTTCATCTACTTATTCTCTCAACAGTTGACAAGGCTGTTGAGTACATCCTTGCCCAGCCTGATGGTAAGTTTATCTCGTGCGAGTACAAGAATCCAGGATATTGA
- a CDS encoding GOLPH3/VPS74 family protein, giving the protein MASAGGLTRRRGGGRVAGGDDNDDSRVSSPISRNGSALDHRGPEASFTSSENGHKIAFDPRDLSESEERSKQPKLTLMEEVLLLGLKDKQGYLSFWNENISYALRGCIVIELALRGRISMQKDSSRRRFPLADRVIEVIDDTLTGEVLLDEALKMMKSSEKMSVNSWIDLMSGETWNLMKIGYQLKQVRERLAKGLVDKGILRTEKRNFLLFDMATHPVADGGAKDDLHRRVRNVCTSRTVILPANQWLPEDAEFRYLRTVVMICAAYAANVLENALVTMSHEARERAFAQVDELLAEYSQWPFARRPGGGQAIGANLAQAINEEVNKAKDRELQLEIVAACLSVFTRLDSLL; this is encoded by the exons ATGGCCTCAGCCGGGGGCTTGACACGCCGGAGAGGTGGCGGTCGAGTCGCTGGCGGAGATGACAACGATGATAGCAGAGTGTCATCCCCGATATCTAGAAATGGCTCCGCACTTGACCACCGCGGGCCCGAGGCCTCGTTCACAAGCTCTGAGAATGGCCACAAGATCGCTTTCGATCCCCGGGATCTGAGTGAGAGCGAAGAGCGAAGCAAACAGCCCAAATTGACCCTGATGGAGGAagtgctgttgctggggtTGAAGGATAAACAG GGATATCTTTCATTCTGGAACGAGAACATTTCCTATGCTCTTCGGGGTTGCATTGTCATCGAGTTGGCTCTCCGCGGTCGCATCAGCATGCAAAAGGACTCCTCCCGGCGACGGTTCCCTCTCGCAGATCGCGTAATTGAAGTCATCGATGATACATTGACTGGTGAGGTCTTGCTGGACGAGGcattgaagatgatgaaatcGAGTGAGAAGATGAGCGTGAACTCGTGGATTGACCTGATGAGCG GTGAAACGTGGAACCTGATGAAGATTGGGTATCAGCTCAAGCAGGTCCGCGAACGACTTGCCAAGGGTCTCGTGGACAAAGGCATTCTTCGTACTGAAAAGCGTaatttcctcctctttgaCATGGCCACACACCCAGTTGCCGACGGAGGCGccaaagatgatcttcatcgccgtgTCCGCAACGTTTGTACCAGCCGCACCGTGATCCTGCCGGCCAACCAATGGCTCCCTGAAGATGCTGAGTTCCGGTATCTTCGAACTGTTGTCATGATATGCGCGGCCTATGCGGCCAACGTGTTGGAGAATGCACTTGTTACAATGAGCCACGAGGCGAGAGAGCGTGCTTTTGCGCAAGTTGATGAGTTGCTGGCAGAGTATTCCCAGTGGCCGTTCGCTCGGAGGCCGGGTGGTGGACAGGCCATTGGTGCCAACCTGGCACAGGCCATCAACGAAGAGGTCAATAAAGCTAAGGATCGAGAACTTCAATTGGAG ATTGTTGCAGCATGTTTGAGCGTTTTTACCAGACTTGATTCCTTACTGTAG
- a CDS encoding NADP-dependent oxidoreductase: protein MKPAKPAQTDMDEQTFVPSTMRALYYSLSENHSHDVKAVDCPEPGLIFDTDFPTPIPSPTQYLIKVQTAAFSHDELRLAKVLNPRISMPNIPLHNFCGTVISTPGEDHWRHAGPKFKVEDAVFGLISHSRDGAAADYVLATENELAFKPRNISAAEAATIPLPALTAWQALFTYGKLNPADTGHVRGGLRVLVTNARNSEVGIQALQLLRASSLFPHYRPWICTTCDNEEQGTTLRDQFQVDEYIVAALPLPPDWDLATTFKQKQWEPVDIVIDCAGEDMFQQAHSPAVVKEDGAVLTAVDPTPAQNGRTEQDTQTSNGSKKKGPLSRFISVEPDGKALAHIATLVEEHSVRGRVESITDLVNSADILDADAAGAGGGRRGGMMVIRVNP, encoded by the coding sequence ATGAAGCCAGCGAAGCCAGCGCAAACTGATATGGATGAACAAACATTCGTCCCGAGTACGATGAGGGCCCTTTACTACAGCCTTAGCGAGAACCACAGCCACGATGTGAAGGCTGTGGATTGCCCCGAGCCAGGCCTGATCTTTGATACTGACTTCCCCACACCCATACCGTCACCAACACAATATCTCATCAAAGTCCAGACGGCCGCCTTCTCACATGACGAGCTGCGACTGGCGAAAGTGCTCAACCCGAGGATATCCATGCCCAACATTCCCCTCCACAACTTCTGCGGCACCGTCATCAGCACGCCCGGTGAAGATCACTGGCGTCATGCTGGCCCTAAGTTCAAAGTGGAGGATGCCGTCTTCGGACTGATCAGTCACAGCCGAGACGGCGCCGCAGCCGATTACGTCCTCGCAACGGAAAACGAGCTCGCATTCAAGCCCAGGAACATCAGCGCCGCCGAGGCGGCGACGATCCCACTACCCGCCCTCACCGCATGGCAAGCCCTCTTCACCTACGGCAAATTGAACCCCGCCGACACGGGCCATGTTCGCGGTGGCCTGCGCGTGCTCGTCACCAACGCCCGCAACAGCGAGGTCGGCATCCAGGCGCTTCAGCTGCTGAGGGCCTCGTCCTTGTTCCCGCACTACCGCCCCTGGATCTGCACAACCTGCGACAACGAAGAACAGGGGACAACACTCCGCGACCAATTCCAGGTCGACGAGTACATTGTCGCGGCCCTCCCGTTGCCGCCCGACTGGGACCTGGCCACAACGttcaagcagaagcagtgGGAGCCCGTGGATATCGTCATCGACTGCGCAGGCGAAGACATGTTCCAGCAAGCCCACTCACCAGCAGTTGTCAAGGAAGATGGCGCCGTCCTAACCGCCGTCGACCCCACGCCGGCTCAGAACGGGCGGACCGAGCAAGATACCCAGACCAGCAACggctcgaagaagaaaggccCGTTGAGCCGGTTTATCTCTGTCGAGCCGGATGGGAAGGCGCTCGCGCACATCGCCACGTTAGTCGAGGAACATAGCGTCCGCGGACGGGTAGAGAGCATCACGGATTTGGTCAACAGCGCAGATATACTAGATGCGGACGCTGCTGGCGCCGGTGGAGGGAGGCGAGGCGGGATGATGGTGATCCGGGTTAACCCATAG
- a CDS encoding phosphatidate phosphatase App1 family protein, giving the protein MSSDSAGERFLMIESREHKPHSKTKSKFRMLKFISSILWKQASLQIATARQHTVWLFDNTAHQRVTPKALARGRPAWHSEVVACVFEKDSRKDISKFVATIADLIGLDGEIGTEPETRRQIARRLRPFLYQTAPAHTVVIEIPLSDASIHLHQIGPTDSNGICSQTVNFGSRHLADGTRIRSYLRGWEGEVSMETLFAGPEGWLLISDIDDTIKYTMTSEPTGILRTTFVEPARPIQGMPQFYFHIQRQLVPTCFYLSASPYNLYPFLREFIYTWFTPGTLMLRESSWMDVGSLIRSFTTDTMEYKVNNMEKLYQSFPERRVLCIGDSTQTDPEAYAEIYRRHPTWVKAILIRKVTNVPHLEVKNSPERFKTAFKGVPESVWTVFEEPKEVYHVVDPLS; this is encoded by the coding sequence ATGAGTTCTGATTCAGCAGGGGAGAGATTTCTGATGATTGAAAGTCGAGAGCACAAACCTCACTCTAAGACCAAGAGTAAGTTCAGGATGCTAAAATTTATCAGCTCTATCCTTTGGAAGCAGGCTTCATTACAGATAGCGACTGCTCGCCAGCATACAGTGTGGCTGTTTGATAATACTGCCCATCAGCGTGTCACTCCCAAAGCCCTTGCGCGAGGACGTCCGGCATGGCATTCTGAGGTTGTCGCCTGCGTGTTTGAAAAGGACAGTCGGAAAGATATCAGCAAGTTTGTCGCAACGATAGCGGATCTTATTGGTCTCGATGGGGAGATAGGCACTGAACCAGAGACCCGTCGCCAAATTGCCCGTCGACTGCGGCCGTTCTTGTACCAAACAGCACCAGCGCATACGGTGGTCATCGAGATCCCGTTGTCAGACGCCTCcatacatctccatcaaatTGGTCCCACGGACAGCAATGGTATTTGCAGCCAGACTGTGAATTTTGGTTCGCGCCATCTTGCAGACGGTACCAGAATACGGTCGTACCTTCGGGGTTGGGAGGGCGAGGTGTCCATGGAGACACTCTTCGCTGGTCCGGAAGGTTGGCTTCTGATATCCGACATAGACGACACTATCAAATATACAATGACTTCTGAACCCACGGGCATCTTACGGACTACTTTTGTCGAGCCTGCGCGTCCCATTCAAGGAATGCCTCAATTCTACTTCCATATACAGAGACAGCTAGTACCAACCTGCTTCTATCTATCAGCGTCACCATACAATCTATATCCTTTTCTCCGCGAGTTCATCTACACCTGGTTCACTCCAGGAACACTCATGCTTCGGGAGTCTTCCTGGATGGATGTCGGTTCGTTGATTCGATCCTTTACTACAGACACCATGGAGTATAAAGTGAACAACATGGAGAAGTTGTACCAGTCTTTTCCTGAGAGACGTGTGCTCTGCATTGGTGACTCCACGCAGACGGATCCGGAGGCCTATGCAGAGATCTACAGACGGCACCCGACCTGGGTGAAAGCGATTCTGATCCGTAAAGTCACAAACGTCCCACACTTGGAAGTGAAGAATTCTCCAGAGCGATTCAAGACTGCTTTTAAAGGGGTCCCGGAAAGTGTATGGACAGTATTCGAAGAGCCTAAAGAAGTATATCATGTCGTGGACCCACTTTCTTAG